The window ATCTCGGACGCGTGCACCACACGAGCGAGTGGGTGAAGCGCCCGGAGTTCCACGGCCATCTCCGCCAGGTGCTCCGCGCCGCGCGCGCCGAGGACATGGAGGCGCTCGACAAGAACCGGGTGAAGGAGGAGCGCGCCTTCGGAATCTGCAAGGACCGGATCATCCAGCGCGACGTCGAGATGAAGCTCGTGGACTGCGAGTACCAGCTCGACGGGAACCGGATCACCTTCTATTTCACGGCCGAGAAGCGCGTGGACTTCCGCGATCTGGTGAAGGATCTCGCCGCCGCGTTCCGCACGCGCATCGAGCTGCGCCAGATCGGCGTGCGCGACGAGGCCGGCCGGATCGGCGGCGTGGGGACCTGCGGCCGCGAGCTCTGCTGCGCGACGTGGCTCCGGCAGTTCGAGCCGATCACGCTCAAGATGGCGAAGGACCAGGGGCTCTCGCCGAGCCCGTCCAAGATCTCGGGCGCGTGCGGGCGGCTCAAGTGCTGCCTCCGGTATGAGCTCGACTTCTACAAGGAGTCGGCGCGGGAATTCCCGAAGATCGGGAGCCGGCTCACGCTCGAGGACGGCGAATGGGAGGTGAAGCGCGTCGACATCTTCTATCGCGTGCTCCATCTCTTCGGCGACACCGACAAGGAGAAGGAGATCGGACTCGATGCCCTCCCCGCGGGGACCAGGATCGCGGGTCCGAGCCGGGATCGCCGGAAGGGCTGCGACAAGAAGGGATGCGAATCGCGCGGCATGAAGCCGGGCGACGGCGAGCACCCGCCCCAGCGTCCGGAGGGGGGCCGGGGAGGACCGGAGCGAGGCCGGGGCGGTCCGGAGCGCGGGCAGGGCGGGCAAGGCGGTGGCGACCGGCAGGACCGGCGGCGTCCTCGCCGTCCGGGCGATCGCGGAGATCGCGTCGGATGACGAAGTTCTACATCACGACCGCCATCGATTACGTGAACAACGTCCCCCACCTGGGGACCGCGTACGAGAAGATCGCCGCGGACGCGCTCGCGCGCTACAAGCGGCTCGCCGGATTCGACACGCGCTTCCTCATGGGGAACGACGAGCACTCGACCAACGTCGAGAAGGCCGCCCGCGAGCAGGGGCTCTCGCCCAAGGAGTACTGTGACCGCATGGAGACCGTCTTCCGCGACGTGTGGAAGCGGCTCGACATCTCCTACGACGACTTCATCCGCACGACCGAGCCGCGGCACGCGAAGAGCGTGCAGGCGCTCTTCGAGAAGATCGCCGCGCGCGGCGACATCTACAAGGGGAAGTACGAGGGCTATTACTGCGTCGGGTGCGAGCGGTTCTACCCCGAGAAGGATCTCGTGGACGGGAAGTGCCCGATCCACAAGACCGAGCCGAAGTGGCTGAGCGAGGACAACTACTTCTTCAAGCTCTCGGCGTACGCGCCGCGGCTGCTCGAGCACTACCGCGCGAATCCCGAGTTCCTCGTGCCCGACATTCGTAGGAACGAGATCGTGAACGTGATCGAGGGCGGCCTCGAGGACATCTCGGTCTCGCGCGCCGCGTCCAGCTGGGGAATCCCGTTCCCCAA is drawn from Candidatus Eisenbacteria bacterium and contains these coding sequences:
- a CDS encoding stage 0 sporulation family protein, which encodes MSEHEHLDDEHEFPGDDAPLGEGVVEADDDAGASQGEPSNGSPVSAASTEPSASAPATNGQKPSGAGATPEVIEVVFKGRRRAYYANPRELPVREDDYVVVQAERGEDLGRVHHTSEWVKRPEFHGHLRQVLRAARAEDMEALDKNRVKEERAFGICKDRIIQRDVEMKLVDCEYQLDGNRITFYFTAEKRVDFRDLVKDLAAAFRTRIELRQIGVRDEAGRIGGVGTCGRELCCATWLRQFEPITLKMAKDQGLSPSPSKISGACGRLKCCLRYELDFYKESAREFPKIGSRLTLEDGEWEVKRVDIFYRVLHLFGDTDKEKEIGLDALPAGTRIAGPSRDRRKGCDKKGCESRGMKPGDGEHPPQRPEGGRGGPERGRGGPERGQGGQGGGDRQDRRRPRRPGDRGDRVG